From the genome of Labeo rohita strain BAU-BD-2019 unplaced genomic scaffold, IGBB_LRoh.1.0 scaffold_963, whole genome shotgun sequence, one region includes:
- the LOC127162548 gene encoding uncharacterized protein LOC127162548 gives MSGPEKVVKMVGTFEEETEEETVQVEDEETVQVEDDETVQVEDEETVQVEDEETVQVEETVQVEDEETVQVEETVQVEEEETVEEMAKVSEEAIKTKGRKVPGAATYKSSFNNEWTSKWPFITVGSTSSYYWCSICRQENSCAHQGVRDVTRHIESKGHQAKQQALKSTSTVKNFYLPVTAEMSVQEVKTRRAEVKVAVAMVQHNVSFAVADHFSPLYRECFKDFPTAQNFKSASTKTMCIINQAVAPHYRNELVLKMRENPFTLVTDGSNDTGLEKMNPLTVRVFDTTKVVHRFLDMCTTSGRNCGTADVIYKKINDVLIEHNIPWKNCVGLSVDNAPVNTGAKNSIAAKMLKENPSIYIHGCPCHIIHNTAKHAGKRFLEISGFDTEDLVVDVGYWFKGSTNRKGYLKEFCELHGSDYMEMLLYISVRWLSLEMCITRILQRYGPLTSYFKSLNEKQPRFRRLVEAFSNPLTEVYLLFLQATFPVFSTLNLLLQREKASIFQLYEEKFIKKLCLRFMTPAALRGGEVHDIPYKDPLYRLPGEKLNVGFTTRATLNRLLEAVEVTSQKAQQFQQAALAFLVGAVEYAMDKLPLKDALYFVDRFQELLPFQDPKEQDQVSEEFMEYQLMDIALPQDPTVFDVEEFWGRMSTIKNK, from the exons ATGTCAGGCCCAGAGAAGGTGGTGAAAATGGTAGGCACATTCGAGGAGGAGACAGAGGAGGAGACGGTGCAGGTGGAAGATGAAGAGACAGTGCAGGTGGAAGATGATGAGACAGTGCAGGTGGAAGATGAAGAGACAGTGCAGGTGGAAGATGAAGAGACAGTGCAGGTGGAAGAGACGGTGCAGGTGGAAGATGAAGAGACAGTGCAGGTGGAAGAGACGGTGCAGGTGGAAGAGGAAGAGACGGTGGAGGAGATGGCTAAGGTGTCAGAAGAGGCCATCAAAACAAAAGGGAGAAAAGTACCAGGAGCAGCCACCTACAAGAGCTCTTTTAATAATGAATGGACCTCTAAATGGCCATTTATTACTGTAGGAAGCACCAGCTCCTATTACTGGTGTTCTATCTGCCGCCAAGAGAACTCCTGTGCCCATCAAGGTGTGCGGGATGTGACAAGGCACATAGAAAGTAAGGGGCATCAGGCCAAACAGCAGGCACTAAAGTCAACCAGCACAGTCAAAAACTTTTACTTGCCAGTGACTGCAGAAATGAGTGTGCAAGAGGTCAAG ACAAGGAGAGCTGAGGTGAAAGTTGCCGTAGCAATGGTTCAACACAATGTTTCATTTGCTGTGGCAGACCATTTCAGCCCCTTGTACAGGGAATGCTTCAAAGACTTTCCCACAGCTCAAAATTTCAAGAGTGCCAGCACAAAAACTATGTGCATCATTAATCAAGCAGTTGCACCACATTATAGAAACGAGCTGGTGTTGAAGATGAGGGAAAATCCCTTTACACTGGTCACGGATGGCTCAAATGACACAG GACTAGAGAAGATGAACCCCCTAACTGTAAGGGTATTTGATACCACCAAAGTTGTGCACAGATTCCTCGACATGTGCACCACAAGTGGAAGAAACTGTGGCACAGCTGAtgtcatatataaaaaaatcaacgATGTCCTGATAGAGCATAACATACCATGGAAAAATTGTGTCGGCCTGTCAGTTGACAATGCCCCAGTTAACACTGGAGCCAAAAATTCAATTGCGGCAAAAATGCTTAAGGAAAATCCCAGCATTTACATTCATGGATGCCCCTGCCATATAATCCATAACACTGCTAAACACGCTGGGAAAAGGTTTTTGGAA ATATCTGGATTTGACACTGAGGACCTTGTGGTTGACGTTGGATACTGGTTTAAGGGCAGCACAAACCGTAAAGGTTACTTGAAAG AATTTTGTGAACTCCATGGCAGTGATTATATGGAAATGCTGCTGTACATTTCTGTGAGGTGGCTGAGTTTGGAGATGTGCATCACCCGCATTCTGCAGCGGTATGGCCCACTCACCAGCTACTTCAAATCTTTAA ATGAGAAACAACCAAGGTTCAGGAGGCTGGTGGAGGCGTTTTCCAATCCCCTGACGGAAGTCTACCTCCTGTTCCTTCAGGCCACATTCCCAGTGTTCTCTACACTGAACCTCCTTCTCCAGAGAGAAAAGGCATCCATTTTCCAGCTGTATGAAGAG AAATTCATCAAGAAACTCTGTTTGAGGTTCATGACACCAGCAGCACTACGAGGAGGAGAAGTCCATGACATCCCCTACAAGGACCCACTGTACCGACTGCCAG GAGAAAAACTCAATGTGGGTTTCACCACCAGAGCTACGCTAAACAGGCTCCTTGAGGCTGTAGAGGTCACATCACAGAAGGCTCAACAATTCCAGCAGGCAGCACTGGCCTTTTTGGTTGGAGCTGTGGAGTATGCCATGGATAAACTCCCGTTAAAAGATGCCCTATACTTTGTAGACAG ATTTCAGGAACTCCTTCCTTTTCAAGACCCAAAGGAACAAGACCAAGTAAGTGAGGAGTTTATGGAGTACCAACTCATGGACATTGCCTTGCCCCAGGACCCAACAGTCTTTGATGTTGAGGAGTTTTGGGGAAGAATGTCCACAATAAAGAACAAG